A stretch of Cupriavidus necator DNA encodes these proteins:
- a CDS encoding ferritin-like domain-containing protein, producing MERMRTTAVTTDPTDSLDRIVTAPDARRRGLLKAPGLFALGSLAVISLGESMPAWAQTQSGSTRDDINILNTALGLEYQAIAAYQVGAESGLLQKPVLATAVKFQDHHKAHAQVLAGTVSKLGGTPVVAKKASEYTFPTDKLKTQADVLRFAAGLEKGATAAYLGVLPNFHNRELTRAAGSILGDEAMHWAVLLHALGEDPVPGAFVG from the coding sequence ATGGAACGCATGCGCACCACTGCGGTCACGACAGATCCGACCGATTCCCTTGACCGCATTGTGACCGCGCCCGATGCGCGCCGCCGCGGGCTGCTCAAGGCGCCGGGGCTGTTCGCGCTGGGCTCGCTCGCCGTCATCAGCCTTGGCGAGTCCATGCCGGCCTGGGCGCAGACCCAGTCGGGCAGCACCAGGGACGACATCAATATCCTGAACACCGCGCTGGGACTGGAATACCAGGCGATCGCGGCCTACCAGGTGGGCGCGGAAAGCGGCCTGCTGCAAAAGCCGGTGCTTGCCACCGCGGTCAAGTTCCAGGACCACCACAAGGCGCACGCGCAGGTGCTGGCCGGGACGGTGTCAAAGCTGGGCGGCACCCCGGTGGTGGCGAAGAAGGCGTCGGAATACACCTTCCCGACTGACAAGCTGAAGACCCAGGCCGATGTGCTGCGCTTTGCCGCGGGGCTGGAGAAGGGCGCCACCGCCGCCTACCTGGGCGTGCTGCCGAACTTCCACAACCGCGAACTGACCCGCGCCGCCGGCAGCATCCTCGGGGACGAGGCGATGCACTGGGCGGTGCTGCTGCACGCGCTGGGTGAGGATCCGGTGCCGGGGGCGTTTGTGGGGTGA